From the genome of Passer domesticus isolate bPasDom1 chromosome 12, bPasDom1.hap1, whole genome shotgun sequence:
ATTTGTGAAAGGaatggcagcctgggcaggtaAGCAGTGTGCACTGGTGAACTGTCCTGGGTGAGTTcgtgggcagctctgggcatggctggagaggaggaggcagggacagccctgctgggcagtCTGGCTGCCCCCATCCTCTTGGGGCTTaccagcagggatggggtgggCTGTGGGAAGTGCACTGCAGGAGAGAACTCTGCTCCATGTAGTCATGGAGCCATGGATAGGGTTTGTGAGTGTCCTGCAAAAAAGATTGGGCAAACCAATTTTCCCTAACTTGAAGAGTGGTTGCCTTTTTCCAGCATTTCTCTTCTGGAGGATGCACTGGGAGAGGCAACATTCTGTTGCCATGGCAGAGAAGGCACAGAGCTTTTTCTTTGGAAATGTTAGTGGAAGCTTGTCAGGGCTGAGAAGATGGTCCCAAGGCTGGGCTTGTGCCATCCCAGTGGGGCTGGAGCCTcttgtttcttcctttctgaaCACAGATCCATAATGATAGGGAGAGGGTTTTCAGCATCTCAGCTGTAACGTATGGGTGAGGACCATCACAGgaccagccagcagcagctgtgcagcttTTCCAGGTTGTAAAAAATCAATCAGTAAAGGTATGAAATCTCAGGGGCAAACCCTCAGAAGGGATTGCAGGTAGCAAAGCATAATTGTGATCAGTGTTTTTATTTGTATGAAACAAGGACTGTCCATTTGCATTTTTGTACCTTTTACAATCTTCAAAGATAATAATGTGGAAAACATTAACAGCCTTTTTTCCACCTGCCATGCAGACCCAGCAGCAGGTAAAGCTGCCAACCCACAGGGACCCTCAGGTTATGGCTTGcagcccaggggctggagcacccaGATAAATGGGAGAAAGGGAGGAAATTATAAgggagggagcccagagccactGAGCAAAGAAGCTGTCTGGGGCTGCTGTGTTGGTGTGGGAGATGAGCTACACCTCTCTGGTTTGAGCTGCACCTCTTCCATCAGAGGGAGACTGGAAAGCTTCGGTGCCACTTCTCAGGTCGGTGCTAATGAGGAGACTTGCTCCTCATCACAGCACTAATGAGAGATTAGAGCTCCACTGCAGCCTTGAAACCAGAATCAAGCTGTATCAAAGCACCAGTCCGAATTAAGAGCCTTTCCCAGTGGCTGGTATTTTACAGCCCAGTGGCCAATTTCTAAGTCGCAGAGGCCAATTATTTCCGAAGCCTTTGGTGTGCAGCTAATGAAGGCTTGGAAGGACCCTTCTAAGTGTTTATAAGCCCTGTAGGCGGCAGAGATGTAATGGAGGTGGCAGGCACAATTAGCCATCCATAATTCCTCCTAGCAGCTGATTAAAGTCTCTTTATCCGTCTTACGAAGATCAGAAGGGCACATGTTTGGGAAATCAAAAATGCATTAGGGGCTGTCAGCCAATGCCAGGGCCTTGGCTGAGCCTGGGGCAGTGGCATGTGGCAGGAgtggcacagagctgtgtgtgtcCCCCGTGTTGGGAATGGGTCCCTCATTCCTGTGGGGTGCAGCCTCCTCTGTGCAGGTCCTCTGCAGCATCAGTCACCCCATCCTGGTATCCTGGCATCCCCTCTGCCTGTGTGGAGCAaggagtgggatgggatggctCCTCTCCACAGTCTCCCAGTGCAGGAAAGCACGAGTGGGCTTTTAGCTGCTTTGGAGACACGCAGGGGTGCCAGCCTCATCCTGCACCCAATGAGTTATGAggggtgggagctgcagccGCCTTCCTTCACCCTTCCCGGGGCACTCCCTAATGCCCCTTGGCGGCACTTTCATGCCTGGGTGAACAGAGCAGGATGAGGGTGGCCTCAGTCCGCCCAGCGCTGTGGTGCTAATCTCGGGGATGGTGAGAGCACGGGCCcgctgctgggagctggagggGCGCTCTGAGGGCCGGGGGCGCCGCGCGGGGCTGTCAGCAGCACGGGGCTGTCCATGTGTGAGCTCCTTTCAGGGCTTCCCACGGCCAACTCCCCCCGGCGCCCCCTCCCCACGGCCCGCGGGGGCGGGGGGTCCGCGCAGCCCCGCTctgcccgcgccgcccccggggccctgcggcggggccgcgccccCCCGGCCACAGCCCTGCCGGCATGGAGCGGGCGGCGGGCGAGGCCCGGCCCCTGCTGCCGGCGGCGGGGGGCTCCGCCGCGCCCTCCTCGCCCGGGCTCTCCTCCGCCGGCGCCGTCTTCATCCTGCTCAAGTCTGCGCTGGGCGCGGGGCTGCTGAGCTTCCCCTGGGCCTTCGGCAGGGCCGGCGGGGCCGTTCCCGCCCTCCTGGTGGAGCTGGTAAGGGCGGACTCGGGGCGGGGGACGCGGGGCGAGGGGCTGCGGCAGCCCGGAGGAGCCgaggggcgcggggccgggcaggaGCGGAGGGACGGGACGCACCTGCTCCGGTGCTCGGGGAGCTGGCGGGCACCCCCTCCGTACGGCACCCCCGTGCCGACCCCCGACACATCctcaggctggtgctgccgTGCCTCCTGAGGGATGCTTCTTGCAGCTGGAGCCACACTTGTAGCTCAACTCAAAGTAAACGGGTGCCTGCTCCCGTACATGCCCCCAAACCCGAAGTACCACATAAGGATGTATCTCCATCCTTTTGCTGACCTTTTGCCCAGGCCCACAGGGTGATCTGGCCGGTAACCTGGTCCCTGTCCGTGGGCCGGCTGTGtcctgtcctgccctgggggTGACGGAGGGCGGCGCGGTGCCTTTGCTGGCTGTGTCCCCGCAGGGCTCGCTGGTGTTCCTGGTGAGCGGGCTGGCCGTGCTGGGCTATGCCGCGGCCCTCAGCGCCCAGCCCACCTACCAGGGCGTGGTGCGGGCCGTGTGCGGCGCGGCCCTGGGCAAGCTCTGCGAGGTCTGCTTCCTCCTCAACCTCTTCATGATCTCCGTGGCCCTCCTCAGGGTGGTGGGCGACCAGCTGGAGAAACGTGAGTTGTTTCCCCTCGCTGTGTTTGGGGCTTGCTTAAGGCCGGCAGCTCTCAGGAGTGAGGGGAAGGTGCTCGCACGTGGGTTGGGGTCACCCCCAGGGTTTCCCTGGAAATTCTGGGCTCCCTGGTTCTGCCATGGTGTGATGCTCCCGACCTCCTTGGGCCATCTTTCAGGGTGCAGCTGACCCCCCACTGCCCCCCACAGTGTGTGACTCCCTGTACCCCAACGGGACACTGAGTGGGGCTCCTCAGCTGCCCCCCTGGTACGTGGACCAGCGCTTCACCCTCTCAGCTCTCTGTGTCCTCGTCATCTTCCCACTCTCTGTCCCCAAGGAGATCGGCTTCCAGAAGTACTCCAGGTACTGGGCtatccctgtgctggcccaCCCCTAGGCACCCCAGGTTATCTCCTTCCAGGaacctgtggggctgtgggaacccccctcctcccttcctcctggctGTGTGCTGATGCTCTCCCATGCCCTGACAGCATCCTGGGCACGCTGGCTGCCTGCTACCTCTCTCTGGTCGTCATCCTGAAATACTACCTGCAGGCAGAGAGCCTGCGATTGACTGAGCCGCCCCAGCCCTCCAGGTAGGaggggcagccccaggtccctcctgccctgaaCGCCATGGCCTGAGCAGTGACAtgggggcagggctggaggtggggcaggggtggcactgggccTGTGTGtggtggggctgagctgggtaCAACTCACAGTGGGTGGtagctcccagccccagctttCACCCCAGCAATACCCCTTTCTCCCAGAACCACTGGGAAGGAGATTCCCATAGGGTGCCATCCAGGCAGCACAGTTTATGGCATGAAGGTTTCTTCTCCATGAGAGCCTCAtgccctctgctctgtgcttccTCTCCACATGCCACAGGTCCTCGTCCTGGACCTCCGTCTTCAGTGTCATTCCCACCATCTGCTTTGGCTTCCAGGTAGGTCACCCTggcccctctggctgcagctgccagggcagtgctggcaggtcTGGTGCCCCAGATCATGGGGATGCTGTCCCTTGAAGGGCAGGTTGCAGGAAAGGGGACCCGTGGCTGTCACCAGAGGTGCTGTGGGGCAGGACAAGTGCCTGGGAATGAGGCAGAGTGGGACAGGGCACCCATAGATGGGAGAGAGGATGCTGGGggtgggggctgtccctgcatggGGCCCCAGCACCATCCCCCTTGCCTTGCAGTGCCACGAGGCATGTGTGGCCATCTACAGCAGCATGCGCAACCAGAGCTTCTCCCACTGGGTCACCGTCTCTGTGCTCTCCATGCTCATTTGCCTGCTCATCTACTCCCTCACTGGTAACCCCAGCACCAACCCTTCACTCCTCCTTGCCCCGGGGGTCCCCTCTCCCCTTGGCTCATCCATCCTCCTCAGAATTCCTCTGTCCTGCTCACTGCACACCTCCCTGTCAGCAGGGCTCTATGGCTACCTGACCTTTGGCGAGGCCGTGGCGTCCGACGTCCTGATGTCCTACCCAGGGGATGACCCGCTTGTCATCGTCGCCCGCCTGCTCTTTGGCGTCTCCATTGTCACCATTTACCCCattgtggtgctgctgggcaggtgAGTGGAGTGGAGTGGTGACAAGCCGGGTGTCCCCCGAGCTGGTGCAGCTCCCCTGGGTGCCGTCAGCCCCCGCAATCCTCCCTCCCAGGTCCGTGGTGAAGGACTTGTGGGCAGCCCCGAAGCGCGGGGCCGTGGCGGTGCCTGGGGCACACGAGCGGCGGAGCCGGGTGGCACTGACGGTCACCTGGATGGCTGCCACGCTGGGCATCGCCCTGTTCGTCCCCGACATCGGCAAAGTCATCGAGCTCATCGGGGGCATCAGCGCcttcttcatcttcatcttcccAGGCAAGGGCAGGCACGGGGAGGGAGGAACGCAGTGcggggacactggtgccaggGGCATTGCTGCAGGGGAAAGTGGCCTGTCCTGGCCCCGTGTTGGGGGTGCAGGGCTGACAATGCAGTGAGGCTGGGTGaggggtgctgtgctggggctgagcttctGCGctgacagcagggctgtgcctcgTGTGTGTGAGCGGGACCCGCAGCCTTGGGCCACGCAAAAGGTGAGTGTCTGCGTGCTCAGCGGTGGTGGGGGCAagggagggcacagggacagggccagggTGAGGTGTCCTATGGGCCGTGGCCAGGGCAGATTCCTGGGGATCTGGTCAAGGTGGGAACCCTGCAAGGAGGGGAATTTGGGTGCCCCAAAGtgctctgtggggctgtgcctgggaatGGTCCCTGTGtaccagggctgtgtccaggcATCAAGGAGGTGCCCAGAGTGACTTTAGGGGCAGAAGAGCTGTGGGGTTTAGTGGCACTGGGGCACAAGGTGGGGTCAGGTTGGGGGTCGGAGGGACAGGGTGCCCCAAGACAGGAGGCCATCAGGTGTTTGGTGTCTGTTGTGCCGGGGTGGTGTGCCCCCATCACCACTCctggctggaggggctggggcacagcagcacccaTGTCAGGGGACCTGACATGGTGCTGGTGAGTTTGGGATAAGTGTGTGCTTCAGCCTGTCTGTGGTGcccctggaggagcagcagagttTGAGGGAGGATGGCGATTATGAGGTGGGTGGAGGCAGCACCCCAGGACATTGGGGTCTTGGTCAGGAGGGTGCTCTGGGGACCAGTGAACATCTGGGGAGGGGTGAGGGTGTCCCAAAGGGTGCCAAATGCTGGAGGGGCCAAGGCAGAAAGTCAGCAGGGGCACCCAGGTGGGTGACAAAGGCTTGGAGAGGTCCCTTGGGGAGACCTGCCAGAGCATCAGCCCATCATGAGGAGAAGGGATGACATGAGCTGGGGCGATGGAGACTGCGAGGGGACAGTCCCAGCCTGCCCGGGACAGTCTGGGAAGGAGCACGGTGCTGAGgaccctgcagcagagcagcagcagggttcGGGGTGAGTGCTGCATCCCGGGGGCTTAGTCTGGGGCGAGGTGGGCTGTGtgcctggggaggagggaacagggagctgcagaccCAGGGCTCCGggactggggctggagctggggaggggacagggctgggagcatgTGGGGacaggatggagctggggctgtgtgggagTGGCTGTGCCCAAGCACAGGGTGGGAGATGTGGGTCTCAGCTCCGTCAGCAGGGCCACTGGGCACAGACAGAATTGGGAATGATAGCGTGGTGGCATCTGCTGCCTTTTTGACGAAGGTTTGTGTGTCATTGCAGTGGACAGGGGGGCTGCTGGGCTTTCTGCCATCGACTGGGAgcaaggcagaggagcagggcagaggagaccctgcagagagctccacagccagaggagctggggtgCAGGGGTGGCCCTAAGCGAGGCCAGCTCTACCCCGGCAGCCTCTGCTCGTGtcgctgcagggctgctctcatcGCCTGGGGCGTTCTCTCCGTTCTCGGCGGTGCCTTTGTGTGCGGGCAGAGCGCTGCCCtggccgtgctggggctgctgcgctgggggagcacagagcccagcgTGACCCCACCGTGACCCCCAGCGTCCTGCCCCCGACAGAACACAGCCACACACTGGATCCCATGGCGGTTTTATTTGGCATCACCGTCCCCGTTGTACAGTGGCTAATAAAGACAGGAGAGGGTTCTGGCAAAGGTCCTGTGCCACACACCCTGAGGGACCCCCACGCACGGCAGGGTGGGTGTGGGATtggcacagacagacagacacacagacaaaGTACAGACCCCAGGAAGGAGGGGAGGCAGCCACCCTCACGCCTACAAGGCACCAGCTGCAACTGTGCACATGCAAAGGAaacccctggggacaccccacaGCTGGAAAGGACTAAGGGGCACCTTGGGAGAAGGGAAACCCCCctctgccaccaccctgactCCCCGTGGGGCacgagtccccatccctgcaggcacacacacacatccacagcaggcacagcctcAACCCCCATCTCCTCCCTGGGGACCTGCACAGAACCCGACCTACTCCCTGCTTTCAGGGggggctccagcctcccacCTCCCACTCCCATCCCTCCTTCCTaatgcctgcctgcctgcaccCGTTGTCCCCTCCCCCTGCCTACCTATGTCTGGGGTAtgtccccctccccaaaccctgaCAGGGATgtccccctgaccccaaacccaagcCCCTCCCTGGCAGTCCTTGTTTCCCCCGAGACCACCCCACAGCAGGGAGAGATGCCCCAGGTGATGGGGTGGCTGAGGGAGGACTCTCTGGGGTGTGGGACACACAGGTGGGAGTTTCCTTCACTGCAGCCAGGTCACACCGACACCTCCCCCGGGCCCAGGGGACAGGTGCTGGCGGGCTCCCGGCACTGTCACTCTCGGCTCAGGGTgcaccaggcagctgcaggggaaCAGCACTGGAGGGTGACACCTGCCCAGCCCCACGTCACCCTGaaccccagctcagcccctgctgtcCTTCACACCATGCCACCTGCCCCCCCTCGCTCCCCAACAAGTGGAGAGGTGCTGGCTGTCCCGGGGTCCCTGTTCCCCACCCTCGGGGGTGGCTGCCCTCCTACCTGGCACGGCCACGCTGGAGATGGCCTCAGGCTGGCTGAGCGTGTCCACCTTGACGTGCTGGAAGCTCTTGCAGGTGGCACTCTGCAGgtgcctgtgcccaggtgggagAGAGTGGGTGACACCCAGCCCCCCCAGAAACACCATCCCAGCCCCCCACAGCACCaagggctctggcagggctgggtgccaGCAATCCTGCTCACTTCCCCTTGTGCAGAGCACCCTGCTTGGTTCAGGGCAATGACCCCTCTCATCGCCACATCCAAAGGCACTCCCAGGTGGGAGGTCTAGAGAGACCCACCCCTACCCCCTGTCCCATTTACAGGGACAGCCctaggacagacagacagacagctccTCAGTCCTGCCGTCAGACAGGGGACAGAGCTTGGGGCTCAGCTCCTCTAAAACCCCTCCACACCcaagcatcccacaatgggctTGTTCATCCCCTCCCCTACCTCTTCCAGTCCTCCTCAGTCTCCCAGAACTCATAGACGATGAAGGTGACCCCATCAGGCAGCTTCACTGCAGTGACGCTGGCAGAAACAGGGAGAGGGGGTGAGCCCCCAGCATGGGGCATCCCTCCCCGCTCTGTGCCCACAGGtgtgctccctgctctgtgcccacaggtGTGCTCCTGGGTGGGCTATCGAGGGGggacccagccccagcagcccaggtaGGGGTAGCCCCCTCCCCCCAATCCCAGCACTCCCCAGCCCACACAAAAGCAGTGTTGGTGGCTGACTGTGGCTACATCCCAAATCCTGGCTGCTTTGCCTCAGTCCTTCCCTTGGTCCCCCGCCCAGCCCATGCCAagccccatctcccagcccctggtgggcagctgctggtggtACCCACTGGAAGCAGTCCCGCTCCCCGGCCACGCTCTTCAGGTACTGcttcagggagctgcagaacTCGCCCAGGTGCTTGTGTGACACTGTCATCTCGTTCCTCACCAGGAGCAGGTACTGCCGGGCCCCAAACACAGCACGTGAGAcccacagaaacacagagagccccctctgtgctgcaggggcaCCCAGCACCCACGGGGGGTGTCGGGCACACTCACCGTGCAGGCCGTGCTCTCGCTGTCCGACAGCCGCTGCTGCAGGTCAAACCACAGGGTCTGGGAGAAGGGCAACAAGCAGCAGAGGTGGATTGGCTGAGGCTGCGTGTCCCTCCCTGCTTGGTGGATTTCTGTCCCCAGAATTTGCAATGACTGTGCCCCCTTCTCCACAGGGAACGGGCTCCAAGAGCTGCTTGCACCTCCAGTCAGGACAATTCACAGAagttccctctgctcccattGCAGCCAACATCCCCAGCACCAcatcctcatccctgccccAAAACAGCTGGGGCAAGGTCCCTGAATTGTCCCTGGGATGGCAGGACAGTCCCATGCAGGGAAACACGGCCCTTACCTTGTCCTCCAGCTTGCCAATCAGCTTGGCCAGCCTGTTGAtctgcccctccagcccctctgccttgGTGTCAGGGGAACCTGCGCAGAGCCAGGAGACAGTGATGGAGTGAGGGGCACCTGCAGGCACCCCCTGagagccctgtgc
Proteins encoded in this window:
- the SLC38A8 gene encoding solute carrier family 38 member 8 isoform X10, with the translated sequence MVRARARCWELEGRSEGRGRRAGLSAARGCPCVSSFQGFPRPTPPGAPSPRPAGAGGPRSPALPAPPPGPCGGAAPPRPQPCRHGAGGGRGPAPAAGGGGLRRALLARALLRRRRLHPAQVCAGRGAAELPLGLRQGRRGRSRPPGGAGPQGDLAGNLVPVRGPAVSCPALGVTEGGAVPLLAVSPQGSLVFLVSGLAVLGYAAALSAQPTYQGVVRAVCGAALGKLCEVCFLLNLFMISVALLRVVGDQLEKLCDSLYPNGTLSGAPQLPPWYVDQRFTLSALCVLVIFPLSVPKEIGFQKYSSILGTLAACYLSLVVILKYYLQAESLRLTEPPQPSRSSSWTSVFSVIPTICFGFQGSMAT
- the SLC38A8 gene encoding solute carrier family 38 member 8 isoform X2 is translated as MVRARARCWELEGRSEGRGRRAGLSAARGCPCVSSFQGFPRPTPPGAPSPRPAGAGGPRSPALPAPPPGPCGGAAPPRPQPCRHGAGGGRGPAPAAGGGGLRRALLARALLRRRRLHPAQVCAGRGAAELPLGLRQGRRGRSRPPGGAGPQGDLAGNLVPVRGPAVSCPALGVTEGGAVPLLAVSPQGSLVFLVSGLAVLGYAAALSAQPTYQGVVRAVCGAALGKLCEVCFLLNLFMISVALLRVVGDQLEKLCDSLYPNGTLSGAPQLPPWYVDQRFTLSALCVLVIFPLSVPKEIGFQKYSSILGTLAACYLSLVVILKYYLQAESLRLTEPPQPSRSSSWTSVFSVIPTICFGFQCHEACVAIYSSMRNQSFSHWVTVSVLSMLICLLIYSLTGLYGYLTFGEAVASDVLMSYPGDDPLVIVARLLFGVSIVTIYPIVVLLGRSVVKDLWAAPKRGAVAVPGAHERRSRVALTVTWMAATLGIALFVPDIGKVIELIGGISAFFIFIFPGLCLVCVSGTRSLGPRKSGQGGCWAFCHRLGARQRSRAEETLQRAPQPEELGCRGGPKRGQLYPGSLCSCRCRAALIAWGVLSVLGGAFVCGQSAALAVLGLLRWGSTEPSVTPP
- the SLC38A8 gene encoding solute carrier family 38 member 8 isoform X8; the encoded protein is MERAAGEARPLLPAAGGSAAPSSPGLSSAGAVFILLKSALGAGLLSFPWAFGRAGGAVPALLVELGSLVFLVSGLAVLGYAAALSAQPTYQGVVRAVCGAALGKLCEVCFLLNLFMISVALLRVVGDQLEKLCDSLYPNGTLSGAPQLPPWYVDQRFTLSALCVLVIFPLSVPKEIGFQKYSSILGTLAACYLSLVVILKYYLQAESLRLTEPPQPSRSSSWTSVFSVIPTICFGFQCHEACVAIYSSMRNQSFSHWVTVSVLSMLICLLIYSLTGLYGYLTFGEAVASDVLMSYPGDDPLVIVARLLFGVSIVTIYPIVVLLGRSVVKDLWAAPKRGAVAVPGAHERRSRVALTVTWMAATLGIALFVPDIGKVIELIGGISAFFIFIFPGLCLVCVSGTRSLGPRKRAALIAWGVLSVLGGAFVCGQSAALAVLGLLRWGSTEPSVTPP
- the SLC38A8 gene encoding solute carrier family 38 member 8 isoform X9, with the protein product MVRARARCWELEGRSEGRGRRAGLSAARGCPCVSSFQGFPRPTPPGAPSPRPAGAGGPRSPALPAPPPGPCGGAAPPRPQPCRHGAGGGRGPAPAAGGGGLRRALLARALLRRRRLHPAQVCAGRGAAELPLGLRQGRRGRSRPPGGAGPQGDLAGNLVPVRGPAVSCPALGVTEGGAVPLLAVSPQGSLVFLVSGLAVLGYAAALSAQPTYQGVVRAVCGAALGKLCEVCFLLNLFMISVALLRVVGDQLEKLCDSLYPNGTLSGAPQLPPWYVDQRFTLSALCVLVIFPLSVPKEIGFQKYSSILGTLAACYLSLVVILKYYLQAESLRLTEPPQPSRSSSWTSVFSVIPTICFGFQQGSMAT
- the SLC38A8 gene encoding solute carrier family 38 member 8 isoform X7; amino-acid sequence: MVRARARCWELEGRSEGRGRRAGLSAARGCPCVSSFQGFPRPTPPGAPSPRPAGAGGPRSPALPAPPPGPCGGAAPPRPQPCRHGAGGGRGPAPAAGGGGLRRALLARALLRRRRLHPAQVCAGRGAAELPLGLRQGRRGRSRPPGGAGPQGDLAGNLVPVRGPAVSCPALGVTEGGAVPLLAVSPQGSLVFLVSGLAVLGYAAALSAQPTYQGVVRAVCGAALGKLCEVCFLLNLFMISVALLRVVGDQLEKLCDSLYPNGTLSGAPQLPPWYVDQRFTLSALCVLVIFPLSVPKEIGFQKYSSILGTLAACYLSLVVILKYYLQAESLRLTEPPQPSRSSSWTSVFSVIPTICFGFQVRGEGLVGSPEARGRGGAWGTRAAEPGGTDGHLDGCHAGHRPVRPRHRQSHRAHRGHQRLLHLHLPRAVPRVCERDPQPWATQKWTGGLLGFLPSTGSKAEEQGRGDPAESSTARGAGVQGWP
- the SLC38A8 gene encoding solute carrier family 38 member 8 isoform X1, giving the protein MVRARARCWELEGRSEGRGRRAGLSAARGCPCVSSFQGFPRPTPPGAPSPRPAGAGGPRSPALPAPPPGPCGGAAPPRPQPCRHGAGGGRGPAPAAGGGGLRRALLARALLRRRRLHPAQVCAGRGAAELPLGLRQGRRGRSRPPGGAGPQGDLAGNLVPVRGPAVSCPALGVTEGGAVPLLAVSPQGSLVFLVSGLAVLGYAAALSAQPTYQGVVRAVCGAALGKLCEVCFLLNLFMISVALLRVVGDQLEKLCDSLYPNGTLSGAPQLPPWYVDQRFTLSALCVLVIFPLSVPKEIGFQKYSSILGTLAACYLSLVVILKYYLQAESLRLTEPPQPSRSSSWTSVFSVIPTICFGFQCHEACVAIYSSMRNQSFSHWVTVSVLSMLICLLIYSLTAGLYGYLTFGEAVASDVLMSYPGDDPLVIVARLLFGVSIVTIYPIVVLLGRSVVKDLWAAPKRGAVAVPGAHERRSRVALTVTWMAATLGIALFVPDIGKVIELIGGISAFFIFIFPGLCLVCVSGTRSLGPRKSGQGGCWAFCHRLGARQRSRAEETLQRAPQPEELGCRGGPKRGQLYPGSLCSCRCRAALIAWGVLSVLGGAFVCGQSAALAVLGLLRWGSTEPSVTPP
- the SLC38A8 gene encoding solute carrier family 38 member 8 isoform X4 produces the protein MVRARARCWELEGRSEGRGRRAGLSAARGCPCVSSFQGFPRPTPPGAPSPRPAGAGGPRSPALPAPPPGPCGGAAPPRPQPCRHGAGGGRGPAPAAGGGGLRRALLARALLRRRRLHPAQVCAGRGAAELPLGLRQGRRGRSRPPGGAVCDSLYPNGTLSGAPQLPPWYVDQRFTLSALCVLVIFPLSVPKEIGFQKYSSILGTLAACYLSLVVILKYYLQAESLRLTEPPQPSRSSSWTSVFSVIPTICFGFQVRGEGLVGSPEARGRGGAWGTRAAEPGGTDGHLDGCHAGHRPVRPRHRQSHRAHRGHQRLLHLHLPRAVPRVCERDPQPWATQKGCSHRLGRSLRSRRCLCVRAERCPGRAGAAALGEHRAQRDPTVTPSVLPPTEHSHTLDPMAVLFGITVPVVQWLIKTGEGSGKGPVPHTLRDPHARQGGCGIGTDRQTHRQSTDPRKEGRQPPSRLQGTSCNCAHAKETPGDTPQLERTKGHLGRRETPLCHHPDSPWGTSPHPCRHTHTSTAGTASTPISSLGTCTEPDLLPAFRGGSSLPPPTPIPPS
- the SLC38A8 gene encoding solute carrier family 38 member 8 isoform X6; the protein is MERAAGEARPLLPAAGGSAAPSSPGLSSAGAVFILLKSALGAGLLSFPWAFGRAGGAVPALLVELGSLVFLVSGLAVLGYAAALSAQPTYQGVVRAVCGAALGKLCEVCFLLNLFMISVALLRVVGDQLEKLCDSLYPNGTLSGAPQLPPWYVDQRFTLSALCVLVIFPLSVPKEIGFQKYSSILGTLAACYLSLVVILKYYLQAESLRLTEPPQPSRSSSWTSVFSVIPTICFGFQCHEACVAIYSSMRNQSFSHWVTVSVLSMLICLLIYSLTGLYGYLTFGEAVASDVLMSYPGDDPLVIVARLLFGVSIVTIYPIVVLLGRSVVKDLWAAPKRGAVAVPGAHERRSRVALTVTWMAATLGIALFVPDIGKVIELIGGISAFFIFIFPGLCLVCVSGTRSLGPRKSGQGGCWAFCHRLGARQRSRAEETLQRAPQPEELGCRGGPKRGQLYPGSLCSCRCRAALIAWGVLSVLGGAFVCGQSAALAVLGLLRWGSTEPSVTPP
- the SLC38A8 gene encoding solute carrier family 38 member 8 isoform X5, producing the protein MVRARARCWELEGRSEGRGRRAGLSAARGCPCVSSFQGFPRPTPPGAPSPRPAGAGGPRSPALPAPPPGPCGGAAPPRPQPCRHGAGGGRGPAPAAGGGGLRRALLARALLRRRRLHPAQVCAGRGAAELPLGLRQGRRGRSRPPGGAGPQGDLAGNLVPVRGPAVSCPALGVTEGGAVPLLAVSPQGSLVFLVSGLAVLGYAAALSAQPTYQGVVRAVCGAALGKLCEVCFLLNLFMISVALLRVVGDQLEKLCDSLYPNGTLSGAPQLPPWYVDQRFTLSALCVLVIFPLSVPKEIGFQKYSSILGTLAACYLSLVVILKYYLQAESLRLTEPPQPSRSSSWTSVFSVIPTICFGFQVRGEGLVGSPEARGRGGAWGTRAAEPGGTDGHLDGCHAGHRPVRPRHRQSHRAHRGHQRLLHLHLPRAVPRVCERDPQPWATQKVSVCVLSGGGGKGGHRDRARVRCPMGRGQGRFLGIWSRWEPCKEGNLGAPKCSVGLCLGMVPVYQGCVQASRRCPE
- the SLC38A8 gene encoding solute carrier family 38 member 8 isoform X3, yielding MVRARARCWELEGRSEGRGRRAGLSAARGCPCVSSFQGFPRPTPPGAPSPRPAGAGGPRSPALPAPPPGPCGGAAPPRPQPCRHGAGGGRGPAPAAGGGGLRRALLARALLRRRRLHPAQVCAGRGAAELPLGLRQGRRGRSRPPGGAGPQGDLAGNLVPVRGPAVSCPALGVTEGGAVPLLAVSPQGSLVFLVSGLAVLGYAAALSAQPTYQGVVRAVCGAALGKLCEVCFLLNLFMISVALLRVVGDQLEKLCDSLYPNGTLSGAPQLPPWYVDQRFTLSALCVLVIFPLSVPKEIGFQKYSSILGTLAACYLSLVVILKYYLQAESLRLTEPPQPSRSSSWTSVFSVIPTICFGFQCHEACVAIYSSMRNQSFSHWVTVSVLSMLICLLIYSLTAGLYGYLTFGEAVASDVLMSYPGDDPLVIVARLLFGVSIVTIYPIVVLLGRSVVKDLWAAPKRGAVAVPGAHERRSRVALTVTWMAATLGIALFVPDIGKVIELIGGISAFFIFIFPGLCLVCVSGTRSLGPRKRAALIAWGVLSVLGGAFVCGQSAALAVLGLLRWGSTEPSVTPP